Proteins encoded by one window of Micromonospora coxensis:
- the nudC gene encoding NAD(+) diphosphatase, giving the protein MLAYGGGWLDRAAALRADREWMTARLADPAGVLLPLWRDHCLVDAGQAPVRLALADAADLLAAADEPVFLGLDDDVPVFAVDLSQRSGVEAVRLAGAVSTVDVRALVGRLAPADAAVQAYARGLLHWHRQQRYCGSCGSATVPRDGGHVRACSGPRCGRLIFPRIEPAIIVLVESPAGAEAPDRCLLGRHAGAPQGSYSTLAGFVEVGESLEDAVRREMAEEAGVSVTALSYQGSQAWPFPAGLMVGFRATAGSEEVRVDGEELLEARWFTRAELRERVAAGRTLGRVDSIDHHLLTGWLAAGD; this is encoded by the coding sequence ATGCTGGCGTACGGCGGCGGGTGGCTGGACCGGGCGGCGGCGCTGCGTGCCGACCGGGAGTGGATGACGGCCCGGCTGGCCGACCCCGCCGGGGTGCTGCTCCCCCTCTGGCGTGACCACTGTCTCGTCGACGCCGGTCAGGCTCCCGTCCGGCTCGCCCTGGCCGACGCCGCCGACCTCCTCGCCGCCGCCGACGAGCCGGTCTTCCTGGGCCTCGACGACGACGTGCCGGTCTTCGCCGTGGACCTGTCGCAGCGCAGCGGGGTGGAGGCGGTGCGGCTGGCCGGGGCCGTCTCGACCGTCGACGTCCGCGCCCTGGTGGGACGGCTCGCCCCCGCCGACGCGGCGGTGCAGGCGTACGCCCGGGGGTTGCTGCACTGGCACCGGCAGCAGCGCTACTGCGGCAGCTGCGGGTCGGCGACGGTGCCCCGCGACGGTGGGCACGTACGCGCCTGCTCGGGGCCACGCTGCGGTCGGTTGATCTTCCCGAGGATCGAACCGGCGATCATCGTGCTGGTGGAGTCCCCGGCGGGAGCCGAGGCGCCGGACCGCTGCCTGCTGGGCCGGCACGCCGGAGCGCCCCAGGGGTCGTACTCGACGCTCGCCGGGTTCGTCGAGGTCGGTGAGAGCCTGGAGGACGCCGTCCGGCGGGAGATGGCCGAGGAGGCCGGGGTGAGCGTGACCGCGCTGTCGTACCAGGGGTCGCAGGCGTGGCCCTTCCCGGCCGGGCTGATGGTCGGCTTCCGGGCCACCGCCGGGTCCGAGGAGGTCCGGGTCGACGGCGAGGAGCTGCTGGAGGCGCGCTGGTTCACCCGCGCCGAGCTGCGCGAGCGGGTGGCCGCCGGACGGACCCTCGGCCGGGTCGACTCGATCGACCATCACCTGCTCACCGGCTGGCTCGCCGCCGGCGACTGA
- a CDS encoding VanW family protein, with protein MAVTLYGDKRLSDDRPTVQVTAVTWPGDEEPPPGGKSAGPTGGLRSRRVKLLLAGGLTAAVLAGVAGVGAYAYAGDVPRGTTVLGAELGGRSRADAAKELRAELERRAATLNGPLTVVVGETKAEIMPADVGLAVDVDATVAAAAAADAPPVSRLVGSRTVDPVVTVDAAKLDAALRTVLGKQGRDMTMPAIIFTGTTPKPVYPKPALSLDPDQSVQVVKAGWLAGEPVTVPVVEKAPATTREEVDRLIAELAKPAVAAPVTLTTDKGSVSIPPSAIARALRFSADDAGKLTPRVDVKRLRSALGDRLASIEVPPKDAGMTISGGKPKVVPGRTGQQVDTAALGRDLLAVLPKTEGRTVTGQLKPSEPELTEEKLATLGIKERVSTFTTRFPGGLSSPRSQNIIQAAKDVDGTVVQPGETFSLNGHTGERGYAQGYKDAPVIVGGKLVPGVGGGVSQFTTTLFNATYYAGLEDVEHKPHSFYFSRYPAVIESTIFWPDLDFKFRNNTPYGVLIDTSWTASTITVSIWSTKIYDSVKTEYGPRRNITKPKTVYLEPGPRCISAVGSDGFSQDAFRVIKKDGKVVKREKFSWTYDAEPRFICAPEPS; from the coding sequence GTGGCTGTGACCCTTTACGGCGACAAACGTCTCTCCGACGACCGGCCCACGGTGCAGGTCACCGCGGTCACCTGGCCCGGTGACGAGGAGCCGCCGCCGGGCGGGAAGTCCGCGGGCCCGACCGGTGGCCTGCGGTCGCGCCGGGTCAAGCTGCTCCTGGCCGGCGGGCTGACCGCCGCGGTGCTGGCCGGCGTCGCCGGTGTCGGCGCCTACGCGTACGCCGGTGACGTCCCCCGGGGCACCACCGTGCTCGGGGCCGAGCTGGGTGGCCGCAGCCGGGCCGACGCGGCTAAGGAGCTCCGCGCCGAGCTGGAGCGGCGGGCCGCGACGTTGAACGGCCCGCTGACCGTCGTGGTGGGCGAGACGAAGGCGGAGATCATGCCCGCCGACGTCGGGCTGGCCGTGGACGTCGACGCCACGGTGGCCGCCGCGGCGGCGGCCGACGCGCCCCCGGTGAGCCGCCTGGTCGGCTCCCGCACGGTGGACCCGGTGGTGACGGTGGACGCCGCCAAGCTCGACGCCGCGCTGCGCACGGTGCTGGGCAAGCAGGGCCGGGACATGACCATGCCGGCGATCATCTTCACCGGCACCACGCCGAAGCCGGTCTACCCGAAGCCGGCCCTCTCCCTCGACCCGGACCAGTCCGTCCAGGTGGTCAAGGCCGGCTGGCTCGCCGGTGAGCCGGTGACCGTGCCGGTGGTGGAGAAGGCACCGGCCACCACCCGGGAGGAGGTGGACCGGCTGATCGCCGAGCTGGCCAAGCCGGCCGTGGCCGCCCCGGTCACCCTCACCACGGACAAGGGCTCGGTGAGCATTCCCCCGTCCGCGATCGCCCGTGCCCTGCGCTTCTCCGCCGACGACGCCGGCAAGCTGACCCCCCGGGTGGACGTGAAGCGGCTGCGCAGCGCGCTCGGCGACCGGCTGGCGTCGATCGAGGTGCCGCCGAAGGACGCCGGCATGACCATCTCCGGCGGTAAGCCCAAGGTGGTGCCGGGCCGGACCGGGCAGCAGGTCGACACGGCCGCCCTCGGCCGCGACCTGCTCGCCGTCCTGCCGAAGACCGAGGGGCGGACGGTCACCGGTCAGCTCAAGCCGAGCGAGCCGGAGCTGACCGAGGAGAAGCTGGCCACCCTCGGCATCAAGGAGCGGGTGTCCACCTTCACCACCCGGTTCCCCGGCGGTCTCTCTTCGCCGCGCAGCCAGAACATCATCCAGGCCGCCAAGGACGTGGACGGCACGGTCGTGCAGCCCGGCGAGACGTTCTCGCTCAACGGGCACACCGGCGAGCGTGGCTACGCCCAGGGCTACAAGGACGCGCCGGTCATCGTCGGCGGCAAGCTGGTGCCGGGCGTGGGCGGCGGGGTCTCCCAGTTCACCACCACGCTCTTCAACGCCACGTACTACGCGGGCCTGGAGGACGTCGAGCACAAGCCGCACTCGTTCTACTTCAGCCGCTACCCGGCGGTGATCGAGTCGACCATCTTCTGGCCGGACCTGGACTTCAAGTTCCGTAACAACACCCCGTACGGGGTGCTGATCGACACCTCGTGGACCGCCAGCACCATCACGGTGTCGATCTGGAGCACGAAGATCTACGACAGCGTCAAGACGGAGTACGGTCCCCGCCGCAACATCACCAAGCCGAAGACGGTCTACCTGGAGCCCGGCCCGAGGTGCATCTCGGCCGTGGGCAGCGACGGCTTCAGCCAGGACGCGTTCCGGGTCATCAAGAAGGACGGCAAGGTCGTCAAGCGGGAGAAGTTCAGCTGGACCTACGACGCCGAGCCGCGCTTCATCTGCGCCCCGGAACCCTCCTGA
- a CDS encoding NADPH-dependent F420 reductase, producing MKIGIIGSGHIGGTLTRRLAALGHDVTVANSRGPQSLTDLAQETGATAGTLEQAAQDAELVVVAIPLLAVPGLPAEPFDGKVVVDANNYYPQRDGDIAELLDRSLSSSRWTADHLKGARVVKAFNNIQAQHLMDNGRPAGAPDRIALPIAGDDAEAKQLVMGLVDSLGFDPVDAGTLDESWRQQPDTPVYGTDRDADGVRQGLAEARP from the coding sequence ATGAAGATCGGAATCATCGGCTCGGGGCACATCGGCGGCACCCTCACCCGGCGGCTGGCCGCCCTCGGGCACGACGTGACCGTGGCGAACTCGCGGGGCCCGCAGAGCCTCACCGACCTGGCGCAGGAGACCGGCGCCACGGCCGGCACCCTGGAGCAGGCGGCGCAGGACGCCGAACTGGTGGTCGTGGCGATCCCGCTGCTGGCGGTGCCGGGGCTCCCCGCGGAACCCTTCGACGGCAAGGTGGTCGTCGACGCCAACAACTACTACCCCCAGCGCGACGGCGACATCGCCGAGCTGCTCGACCGCAGTCTCAGCTCCAGCCGCTGGACCGCCGACCACCTCAAGGGTGCCCGAGTGGTGAAGGCGTTCAACAACATCCAGGCCCAGCACCTCATGGACAACGGTCGGCCGGCCGGCGCCCCGGATCGGATCGCCCTGCCGATCGCCGGCGACGACGCCGAGGCCAAGCAGCTCGTGATGGGGCTCGTCGACTCGCTCGGCTTCGACCCGGTGGACGCGGGCACGCTGGACGAGAGCTGGCGGCAGCAGCCCGACACCCCCGTCTACGGCACCGACCGCGACGCGGACGGCGTACGGCAGGGGCTGGCCGAAGCGCGGCCCTGA
- a CDS encoding NmrA family NAD(P)-binding protein — protein sequence MTVLVSGATGRAGRHVARLLHDDGLRVRAAVPDPTADGPWDETVRFSFTDPGTWDETFTGVDRMFLMRPPQIGAVKRDMLPALERARQLGVRRMVLLSLQGAEHNPVVPHHALESWLRASDLEWTFVRAAFFMQNLSTTHAADIRCRDEILLPAGRGRTAFVDVRDVAAVAALALAEDGHAGRAYTPTGSRALTYAEVAEILTAELGRPIRYVPAGPLRYWRRARSEGMPAAMALVTLALYTTCRLGLADGITTDVPDLLGRPPIEFARFAHDERAAWLPEPSPLPIH from the coding sequence ATGACAGTCCTGGTGAGTGGCGCAACCGGTCGCGCCGGCCGGCACGTCGCCCGACTCCTGCACGACGACGGCCTCCGCGTACGCGCGGCCGTACCCGACCCGACGGCCGACGGGCCGTGGGACGAGACGGTCCGCTTCTCCTTCACCGACCCGGGGACCTGGGACGAGACCTTCACCGGCGTGGACCGGATGTTCCTCATGCGGCCTCCGCAGATCGGCGCCGTCAAGCGGGACATGCTCCCCGCGCTGGAGCGGGCCAGGCAGCTCGGCGTACGGCGGATGGTGCTGCTGTCGTTGCAGGGCGCCGAGCACAACCCGGTCGTCCCGCATCACGCCCTGGAGAGCTGGCTGCGCGCCTCCGACCTGGAGTGGACCTTCGTACGGGCCGCCTTCTTCATGCAGAACCTCTCCACCACGCACGCCGCCGACATCCGCTGCCGGGACGAGATCCTGCTCCCCGCCGGCCGTGGACGCACCGCGTTCGTCGACGTCCGGGACGTCGCCGCGGTCGCCGCCCTGGCACTGGCCGAGGACGGGCACGCCGGTCGGGCGTACACCCCGACGGGGTCCCGGGCGCTCACCTACGCCGAGGTGGCGGAGATCCTCACCGCGGAGCTCGGCCGGCCGATCCGCTACGTCCCGGCGGGGCCGCTGCGGTACTGGCGGCGGGCGCGGTCCGAGGGCATGCCGGCAGCCATGGCGCTGGTGACCCTGGCGCTCTACACCACCTGCCGCCTCGGGCTGGCCGACGGCATCACCACCGACGTACCGGACCTGCTCGGACGCCCGCCGATCGAGTTCGCGCGGTTCGCCCACGACGAACGGGCCGCCTGGCTGCCGGAGCCGTCGCCCCTGCCGATCCACTGA
- a CDS encoding SCO4848 family membrane protein, whose protein sequence is MVLTRGWSLFLVGVGGWTWVIWPRFAVAIWNDPRAWSAGAVGEGSPTSFLWVHALLIAASLAIGTTVGLLGVRGWRAARRRGDATGV, encoded by the coding sequence ATGGTGCTGACCCGCGGCTGGTCCCTCTTCCTCGTCGGTGTAGGCGGGTGGACCTGGGTGATCTGGCCGAGGTTCGCGGTGGCGATCTGGAACGACCCGCGCGCCTGGTCCGCCGGCGCCGTCGGGGAGGGCTCGCCGACGAGCTTCCTCTGGGTGCACGCCCTGCTCATCGCCGCGTCGCTCGCCATCGGCACCACCGTCGGCCTGCTCGGGGTACGGGGCTGGCGCGCCGCTCGCCGACGCGGCGACGCCACGGGCGTCTGA
- a CDS encoding PRC-barrel domain-containing protein produces MQPFNPWAWRDPAALAGGYDRVDPAEEPQRHPEHDGPDAPGPGTPVDLVGYRVEATDGRIGSIDEASEDADARYLVVDTGPWIFGRTVLLPVGTVERVDHLARVVHVDRTREQVKQSPAFDPDDFGDPEYRQQVGSYYEESYRRS; encoded by the coding sequence ATGCAGCCGTTCAACCCGTGGGCCTGGCGTGACCCGGCGGCGCTCGCCGGCGGGTACGACCGGGTCGACCCGGCCGAGGAGCCGCAGCGCCACCCGGAGCACGACGGCCCCGACGCGCCCGGCCCGGGCACCCCGGTCGACCTGGTCGGTTACCGGGTCGAGGCCACCGACGGCAGGATCGGGTCGATCGACGAGGCGAGCGAGGACGCCGACGCGCGCTACCTGGTGGTGGACACCGGCCCGTGGATCTTCGGCCGCACGGTGCTGCTGCCGGTCGGCACGGTCGAGCGGGTCGACCACCTGGCCCGGGTGGTGCACGTCGACCGCACCCGGGAGCAGGTCAAGCAGTCGCCGGCGTTCGACCCGGACGACTTCGGCGACCCGGAGTACCGGCAGCAGGTCGGCAGCTACTACGAGGAGAGCTACCGGCGGAGCTGA
- the trpS gene encoding tryptophan--tRNA ligase, with product MSVARMLTGDRPTGRLHLGHYVGSIANRVALHRRHDSYFIIADLHMLTTRNTREDIAKVAGNAREMVTDILACGVDPQRATFYLQSAIPEVGDLNTLLQNLVTVPRLERVPSVREMARDAGREEIPYGLLGYPVLQAADILCVKAQVVPVGKDNAAHVEVTREIARRFNHLYGEVFPVPEMIASATPILVGTDGQGKMSKSRGNAISLCDDPATVRRKVMAMYTDPARVRADVPGTVEGNPVFAFHDVFNPDRAQVEEFKARYRAGRIGDVEVKEALVVALEKFLDPIRERRARIEADTGLVDRLIVEGTERTRERVRATLVEVRRAMGLTAAYQQVRRRAERTRRAAATPV from the coding sequence ATGTCCGTTGCACGGATGCTCACCGGAGACCGCCCGACCGGGCGGCTGCACCTGGGCCACTACGTCGGCAGCATCGCCAACCGGGTCGCGCTGCACCGGCGCCACGACAGCTACTTCATCATCGCCGACCTGCACATGCTCACCACTCGGAACACCCGGGAGGACATCGCGAAGGTCGCCGGCAACGCCCGCGAGATGGTGACCGACATCCTGGCCTGCGGCGTCGACCCGCAGCGCGCGACGTTCTACCTCCAGTCGGCGATCCCCGAGGTCGGTGACCTGAACACCCTCCTGCAGAACCTGGTGACCGTGCCCCGCCTGGAGCGGGTGCCCTCGGTGCGGGAGATGGCCCGCGACGCCGGCCGGGAGGAGATCCCGTACGGACTGCTCGGCTATCCCGTCCTCCAGGCCGCCGACATCCTCTGCGTCAAGGCGCAGGTGGTGCCGGTCGGCAAGGACAACGCCGCGCACGTCGAGGTGACCCGGGAGATCGCCCGCCGCTTCAACCACCTCTACGGCGAGGTCTTCCCGGTGCCCGAGATGATCGCGTCGGCCACGCCGATCCTGGTCGGCACCGACGGGCAGGGGAAGATGAGCAAGAGCCGGGGCAACGCGATCTCGCTCTGCGACGACCCGGCGACGGTGCGCCGCAAGGTGATGGCGATGTACACCGACCCGGCCCGCGTCCGCGCCGACGTGCCGGGGACCGTCGAGGGGAACCCGGTCTTCGCGTTCCACGACGTGTTCAACCCGGACCGGGCCCAGGTCGAGGAGTTCAAGGCGCGTTACCGGGCCGGCCGGATCGGCGACGTCGAGGTCAAGGAGGCGCTGGTCGTCGCGCTCGAGAAGTTCCTCGACCCGATCCGGGAACGGCGTGCCCGGATCGAGGCCGACACCGGCCTGGTCGACCGGCTCATCGTCGAGGGCACCGAGCGGACCCGGGAGCGGGTCCGCGCCACCCTGGTCGAGGTCCGCCGGGCGATGGGCCTGACCGCGGCGTACCAGCAGGTCCGGCGTCGGGCCGAGCGGACCCGCCGGGCCGCCGCCACGCCGGTCTGA